In Theileria annulata chromosome 3, complete sequence, *** SEQUENCING IN PROGRESS ***, the sequence TTCGTTACTGTGACTGGTACACCAAACactagtagtagtagttaCCTTAGTTATCCTAGTTATTTACCTAGTTATACCCCTGCGGGGATTAGTTACCCATTACAGGGTTAgttagttagttatatagaaccccttacgggggtaccgtttgaccaagcaccgtaatgtaatattaataaatatatagaaGATATAAAGgtaatttgtaatatttgataatataaaatagttGGAAGAATTTGATGTATTGAAGATAGAAACGGAATCAATACAAGAATATTCAGATTTCCATCAAAGAAGAAAAAAGAATTTTAGACCATATCTAATGTTTATTTATCTTATTTTATTCCTAATATCGTTAATagtttgttttaaaaatattaattattttaattctactaatgaaattaataatgcAATGTCAAATTCATTTCATGTTGATATGAACgtttttaatattgaagattttaataatcaaAATTCCATTATcacttttaaaattattaaaaatgtattataattcttttatttattccaCAGTACCAATAGTTAACTATTGTAGTTAACGgtattaagtagttaagtagttattaggtagttctaagtatataatgtataatttaatagaataaGAAAGTAATAATTGATGATATAAGTTTAATAACAACAATTGaagtattaaataaatggatTGAATCATTTCTTAAGAATGTGacatttaaaaattcattgattttatttaagGATTTGGAAACTTCTtctgaatataaattattaaatgaagaCAATACTAAAgatttatctaaaattaatattaaattattatttatatttgaaaatatagaTCAAATTACAACAGCTGAGGTatcccgttacggtgtcaggTCCACGGGCAGTAGTACACTAGTTATATACTGGAGTAGTTATCActagtagttagttatcctagttatatacctttATTAGTTAGTTCTACCGTTAGGTAGTTAGTtggttagttatatacccttacggggtaccgtttgaccaagcaccgtaacggaataaataaatattatagatAAAAATTGGTAAAAAAACGACATTAAAGAATTTAAGAATAATAACATTTGGACTTAAACAGAATAAATATTTGGGcattttgatatttttcaattgtattatattgttGGCAGCTCTTATATTTACTGGTGGAAAAgataaatcaaaattaaaagcttcaattattatttttctctttattattaactttTCTTTTGGTgtttttttcttttttattattcctaaacttttatatattattaatcttaatattaatattatgaaaGGTATGTTATTCCATTACGGTgttacgttacggtgcttgctcaaGCAGATCCAATTAccattattagttatatacacttaggagtagttagttataccccttaTATGGACctagttagttatatagaCCCCCTACGGGGGTactgcttgaccaagcaccgtaacgtaatAATTAGGAGCATTGGAAGGTgaaatattgaataaatttatattgtCAATTTTGaagtttatatttataagaAAAGTTGTAActgtaataatattcatttgTCTTGTTCTAACaattgtttatataattattagtcTACCAAAAGAATATTCTActtttaatgaaaatatgaCAAGTATTAAAAgaacaattaatttagattataaaaatttaagaatattattttatcaatttatattattattaataatttcttcaattataggtacgttacggtgtcaggTCCACCAGACAGCAATGACCCCGTAAGGGGTTCTCTTAGCCCCCGAAAGGGGCTCCCTTAGTCTTAGGAttccttagttatatacttaagagtaattagttatatacctaagTAGTTATATACTCTAGTTATACCCCTACGGGAGTTCCTTTAGTTCGctagttagttatatcccTTACGGGGTactgcttgaccaagcaccgtaacttaataatttaggaCATGAATCATTTGGATATAAGTAtgatgaatttaaaaatgaattattaagtTTACGTTATAActtaataatgatatttaataaattcttaATAGAACCAAAACCTGAAATTAAAAGTTTATTGTACATATATCATAGAGTTGgtatatttgtattttataatgtAGTATTCACAAGTCTTATAGCtactttttatttttattcctGTACTAACAGACAATTGTTTAATAAACATTTCTTCATATTTCCTAAACCAACTGATTTCAATTTTGATGTTAAAATCAAAGCAACATTtgatgaaattttaatattcaaagtaaatatattaaatttaaattatcttttAGGTCTTTTTAGAATCATTTAATGCATATAAAGATTATAAATCCAATAATGTAATACATATCCAATCAACTAATTAATCCAATCTAATTATCTAATCTAGTCCAATTACTTAAACTAATTATCCAATCTTAATTATCCTATCCAATTCAGTTACTTAACCCAATTATCCTATCAACTAATTAATCTAATTCAATTGTATTTTGGgtgaaaaaaattattttaggATGATTGgtgtaataaatttgtggAGATATTTAATCAGAAGAAATatggaattaataaattgacATTTAATGGTGATTTATATGTTTATTTTGAACGTATTAAACgttatatattatgtataatatttttacgtataaaaataaattcctttactgaaaaaattaatgatttgGAACATGAAAAGgaattaatcaaattaaaaaatgaaaataaaaaatattatttaattttattaaaaaagaaattatttgatactacaaatgaaattgaaaattttaaatcaaaatacaatatattacaattaataCAATCCAATGAATCAAGTGGATCCAATCAAATAAATGGATCAAATGTTCTTACTGGAGTTAATAAAGGAGTTACTGAAGTTAATGGATCTAATGGAAGTATAGTTGATGAGAAAGAATTggttaaaaaatataatacaaaagaattagaagattttttaataataccAATTCTTAATACTATTGATAGCGTTTCTAGTGTTGAACAAGTTGAGAATGAAGTTGATAATGTTGAACAAGTTGGTAATGAAGTTGAGAGTATTCAAGTTGATGTTGAACAAGTTGTTAATTTAGTTGATACTGTGGTTAATGAAGATACTGAAGTTGATACTGTAGTGAATGAAGATATAGAATCATTGATACAAAATGAAGAATTAAATGAACAATGTAgtcaaaatattattaataataatataaatgtgaaaaatgaagaaaatgaagaaaatgtggaaaaggaagaaaaaaatgaagaaaataacGAAGAAAATTCCTCATTGAGGGAACAAAAGGAAGATAAAGAATTGAAGATGAGATTAGGAAGAATTAAAAGTATTGAAGAATTAGAAATTGGTATTTTCAAATCAAATATTCTTAAAAATTccaaaaaattttaatcatttaattttttaactaaattaaataaattaatgaattatttaatgaataatgtttattttattaaattattgaggataaattaaaatttctcTTTTTTGACTATTTTTACGCTTAAAATTGCCATTTGAATTGAAATTCCGATTTAAACTAGAATTGCCattagaattaaaatttccatttggattgaaattaattggatTTGGAAAtgtttgatttaaattgaaTGGATCCCaatgatataaattatctttatCTATAGAATTCCATCTTGCAAGTTTTTTaggttttaaaaattgattatttatatataaaggGAAATTCTCTTTATGTTGTGGATATGAACATTGATATGATGGTCCATATCTTGATTGTACAAGTCTATAATCTGGTGGAAAATTACAACCATATGGACCAAATATTGGAATAAATACTCCatcatatatatttttatccaaattttcttttttctTCATACTAGCAAATGAATTTGTATTTGAATTATTCAAACTAACAAATGAATTTCTATTTGAATTATTCAAACTAACAAATG encodes:
- a CDS encoding integral membrane protein, putative (Contains 12 putative transmembrane domains;~Apicoplast targetting peptide predicted by the PlasmoAP tool;~12 probable transmembrane helices predicted for TA18450 by TMHMM2.0 at aa 10-29, 160-177, 182-204, 216-234, 249-268, 275-297, 338-360, 517-536, 546-568, 602-624, 653-675 and 716-738;~Signal anchor predicted for TA18450 by SignalP 2.0 HMM (Signal peptide probability 0.029, signal anchor probability 0.970) with cleavage site probability 0.012 between residues 27 and 28), which produces MKLRFNKYSIKIIIIIIALILLGVIFNLGNMTDVKYDARKSILTLLSHNSSYKLIENESKSLNKFYTELISDVSEWKIPRDYTLTEANIITSTDTFNLLELYNNESIDIKLKGNVKFILKLLNNNLKTTAESIMNIKLNEVNIWEINNEINVNIEERKYFYISLILSGIFLIFLLLIRRSKIIFLIFFFLFFFLSIIASKLFFIQFDNISLYKKYIGKLSSICILIVLILYYFYQAKELGKYNEMHLLFSYQFKTLITLISILLSIFNHNIIVNIINWFIWVPILQCYIFQNYQQIINKNFKEDIKLEEFDVLKIETESIQEYSDFHQRRKKNFRPYLMFIYLILFLISLIVCFKNINYFNSTNEINNAMSNSFHVDMNVFNIEDFNNQNSIITFKIIKNNKKVIIDDISLITTIEVLNKWIESFLKNVTFKNSLILFKDLETSSEYKLLNEDNTKDLSKINIKLLFIFENIDQITTAEVSRYGVRSTGSSTLIKIGKKTTLKNLRIITFGLKQNKYLGILIFFNCIILLAALIFTGGKDKSKLKASIIIFLFIINFSFGVFFFFIIPKLLYIINLNINIMKGALEGEILNKFILSILKFIFIRKVVTVIIFICLVLTIVYIIISLPKEYSTFNENMTSIKRTINLDYKNLRILFYQFILLLIISSIIGHESFGYKYDEFKNELLSLRYNLIMIFNKFLIEPKPEIKSLLYIYHRVGIFVFYNVVFTSLIATFYFYSCTNRQLFNKHFFIFPKPTDFNFDVKIKATFDEILIFKVFLESFNAYKDYKSNNDDWCNKFVEIFNQKKYGINKLTFNGDLYVYFERIKRYILCIIFLRIKINSFTEKINDLEHEKELIKLKNENKKYYLILLKKKLFDTTNEIENFKSKYNILQLIQSNESSGSNQINGSNVLTGVNKGVTEVNGSNGSIVDEKELVKKYNTKELEDFLIIPILNTIDSVSSVEQVENEVDNVEQVGNEVESIQVDVEQVVNLVDTVVNEDTEVDTVVNEDIESLIQNEELNEQCSQNIINNNINVKNEENEENVEKEEKNEENNEENSSLREQKEDKELKMRLGRIKSIEELEIGIFKSNILKNSKKF